Proteins from a genomic interval of Arachis hypogaea cultivar Tifrunner chromosome 10, arahy.Tifrunner.gnm2.J5K5, whole genome shotgun sequence:
- the LOC140175709 gene encoding uncharacterized protein produces MSGIAEGSTKKARIEDENAVEEMVEGASLQMVEAKLRVCGYENWHIVNPAGVAGGLVLAWKDSISVQIISSGEFFVAAEIKEVGSSEVWASIGVHLSCSEQIRSLQFEELTTMSQHLEGKVVIAGDFNAITSQAEKEGGGQKSATTIATFTNFIDNNELVDIEMVGHPFTWTNRRQGEDLVKERLDRYLVGMEWKLKFPNAVVHRLTESGSDHTPLLMETEPQSRHSKRRFKYQERWCGEEDVKRIVSEVWRMEVVGSAMFSLAQKLKVCRHRLVQWQKTHKANSRKEIEDLQAKLEELRVAGINGGEEVTNLEKKLELAYLKEESYWREKSRVKWLKEGDQNTRFFHQKFQSRMRRNRIWRLVGRDNEIASKPEDIAKIAED; encoded by the exons ATGAGTGGTATAGctgaaggatctacaaagaaagcaagaatagaggATGAAAATGCAGTTGAAGAGATGGTGGAGGGTGCCAGCTTACAAATG GTGGAAGCAAAACTTCGGGTATGCGGCTACGAAAATTGGCATATTGTTAACCCGGCAGGAGTGGCAGGAGGACTTGTGCTAGCTTGGAAGGACAGCATCAGTGTTCAAATTATTAGCAGTGGAGAATTCTTTGTGGCAGCCGAAATTAAGGAAGTCGGAAGCAGTGAGGTATGGGCGTCCATTGGTGTCCATTTGAGTTGTTCGGAACAAATTCGATCCTTACAGTTTGAGGAGCTTACAACAATGAGCCAACACCTAGAAGGAAAAGTGGTAATAGCAGGCGATTTTAATGCTATAACAAGCCAAGCAGAAAAGGAGGGTGGAGGCCAAAAATCAGCAACCACCATTGCAACATTCACTAATTTTATTGACAATAACGAATTAGTGGATATTGAAATGGTGGGGCACCCTTTCACGTGGACAAATCGAAGACAAGGAGAGGATTTAGTGAAGGAGAGGCTTGACCGCTATTTAGTTGGGATGGAATGGAAGTTGAAGTTTCCGAATGCAGTGGTGCACAGGCTCACAGAGTCAGGCTCGGATCATACTCCACTTTTGATGGAAACCGAACCTCAATCCCGGCATAGTAAAAGGCGGTTTAAATACCAAGAACGTTGGTGTGGGGAAGAGGATGTCAAGAGAATTGTCAGTGAAGTGTGGAGAATGGAAGTTGTAGGCTCAGCTATGTTCTCCTTGGCCCAAAAGTTGAAAGTTTGTAGACATAGACTAGTTCAATGGCAGAAAACTCACAAAGCAAACTCTCGAAAAGAAATTGAGGACCTTCAAGCTAAACTAGAGGAGTTGCGGGTGGCTGGAATCAATGGGGGAGAGGAGGTTACCAATTTGGAGAAGAAGTTGGAGCTggcatatttgaaagaagagagctATTGGCGAGAAAAATCTAGAGTCAAGTGGCTAAAAGAAGGAGATCAGAACACTAGATTCTTTCACCAGAAATTTCAATCAAGGATGCGAAGGAACAGAATTTGGAGATTAGTGGGGAGGGACAATGAGATTGCATCGAAACCGGAGGATATTGCAAAGATAGCTGAAGACTAA